GCTTGAATATGGTTCAACTGAAACACAAACTTACAGATTTGAATCTGATTATTGGCGTTTATATGCTGGTTCATCAAAAATAGTAAGCACAGCAGCAACAGCCGTGCGTGAAGTATTAAAAGTTAAATATGATGGAACGGTTTATTCACATGGAAAAATCGTAATTGATGGGGCTGGCCGTGTTCCCTGGGCCGTTCTTAAAGACGTTCCAGCGGTTGCTTCACGTTGGCCAAGTTGGGGAGAAGTAACAGGGAAACCAGGTGTTATTTCTTTCGTGAAGAACCTGGCAACAACTGACAAGCTAAACAACATCATAATAACGGGGTGGTATGACAATCCATCAAACGCAACCGCTTCAACAACTAATAATTACCCTACGGGCCAGGCTGGTTGGTTAGAGGTTTGGAATAACTCAGCATCACAGGTTTATCAGCGTTATCAAACCTATTCACCTTCAAACCAGGTTTGGACACGAAACCGATATAACAACGCCTGGTCAAGTTGGGCCAGGCTTGCCAAATCTGGTGAAAGCTATACAAAAGCTCAAGGTGATGCGCGATTTATTAACAAGTCTAGTGAAGCAAAATATTTCCTAAAAACAGGCGGAACTTTAACGGGTAATGTAAGTGTTTCCACGGCTGGTGAAGGCATCTTTCGTGTTGATGCCGGGACTAATAAAAATGTTTCATTATACCTAACTGAAGATAATAGAAATCATGGCGCTTATATCAGATACCAGGGCCTTGATAATAACGCCACATATTTTGGCACAAGGAACGGCAACGTTGACATTCCTTTTATGTCAATTCCGCGCGGGACAAATGCGCCAACATTCGTGGGAACGCCAAAAGTTGGAAGCAATGCAATTTATCACAAAGGCAACAAGCCGACTTGGGCTGATGTAGGTGGTAACAGCTACATTAAAACAACTGATTCATCACACCTTCAAATAGCTTCTGGTAAGTGGATAAGGGCGGCAAGTGATTCAACAGGATTTATCCCTTCAAAAGCAGCAACCGGGGCTTCATCCCAATCATTCATTGGAACATCTTCATGGTGGTTTAAAGAGACTTGGGCCAATACGCACAAAGGCGGGAATGTTGATGTTACATCCAATGTTAGTGGCAAGGTTGTAAAAGCAAAATCTTCAGCATCAACGTATGGGCTGCAAATTAATGGGGCTGGTACTTATTCTGAACTTGTGCCAATAACAAAAGATGGCGTTGAACAATGGAGCTATGCATTACGGTGGTATGGGGGTAAAGATTGGCGGTTTGGTGGTTCTAAAGCATACCATGAAGGACACATGCCAACCCCGGCAGAAATTGGAGCGTTAGCAACAACAGGGAAGGCAACAAATTCAGGGAAAAGCGACTACCTAACAGGGTTTTATGTTGGGGGTGGCAAAGAGCTTCCTAATTATTTTGGTGCTGGCCGTGGGAAGCTTCAAATGCTTACAACGCCTTCATGGGGTTGGGCTGATACTCTTTGGCTAAGTAGTTATAGCGGAAGTGATGTAAAGCTTAGTAACCAACTTGTAATCAGTAAAGTTGGGAAGAGCATTGGTTTCAGGCAACAGAATTATGATTCTAAAACTTGGGGCGCAATTAATGAAATTTATCACACTGGACACAAGCCAACTTATGCCGATGTTGGCGCTTTAGCGGCGGGTGGTAAAGCGGTTGATGCTGACAAGGTTGATGGTATCCAGGGCGCTTCATTAATGCGTTCTGATGCTGATGATACGTTTACTGGAAAGATCATTTCAGGGAATCGTGGCAATGGTTTTTATGGCGTTTATGACTCCAAGAAAACCCAAAATATTTGGAGCATGGGAACCGCTTATCCTGGTGATCCGGCGGGTACGAACTTTGGCAAGTCCTATGGCTTTGGTTACAAGCACACAACCAATACGTTTGGTGGAACCATGGCCGGGGGGCATCAAATTGTATTTACAGAAAATGGTAATCCTGGTTGTTCAATCGGCCTTGCTGGCGGCTTCTGGTCCCGTCAAAACATCACCGCTTATTCTGATATTCGCGTAAAAACCAACATTGAAAAAATCCCCAATGCACTTGAAAAAGTGATGAGCCTTGGCGGCTATACCTTCGATAGAACTGATGTTCAAGATGAAGATGGTAAGCCTTTCCGCCAAACAGGCGTAATTGCTCAAGAAGTACAGAAAGTTCTTCCTGAAGCGGTTACAGGCGGCATTACAGATGATGATCATTTATCTGTTGCCTATGGGAATATGATTGGCTTGCTTATCGAGGCTATCAAAGAGCAACAAATTCAAATTGAGGCATTGAAGAATGGGAACACCAACAGGGAAAATATCAGCAAGTGATATAAATAAAGAGTTGGGACGGTCAACATCAGCTTCTTTCAATTTAAATGATGGGGCAGTTCGAGCATTAGCCAACAAGCCTGGAAGCGGAAAAACTATTTCATTTGGAGATTTAAGAGGCAAACAGGCCCTTTATCGAAAAACATTAACTAAAAGTTTAAACAACGTAAAACTTATTGATCAAATTCCTTCAGCAAATCGTTCAGCAACAACCATTGAAGTAACCATAAATTCAGGCGTTTATATTCGTTCAACATCGACAGGAACCCCGGCACTTAACATTTCCGGGTTTCCTGGACACGTAACGATAAAGCTAATTAATAAAGGTTACATCATAGGGCGTGGTGGCAATGGTGGTGGTGGCGGAAGGAATGGGCATACAGGCGGATATGGTGGCGGCGGTGGTGGCACGGCACTTTATGCGAGGAATATTGTTCATCTTCATAACAGTGGAACAATTGGGGGCGGTGGCAAAGGTGGTAATGGCGGCAATGCCTTTGCAAAGAATCCAGCGGCCAAAGGTCAAAAGTTAGTAATAGCTGGCGGCGGTGGCGGCGGTGGTGGTGCTGGCGGTGGCAGTGGTGGCGGTGGTGGCGCTGGCATGAATGGTGGCACATCAGGGAAAGGTGGTGGTGGTGGTTCG
The Shewanella sp. KX20019 DNA segment above includes these coding regions:
- a CDS encoding tail fiber domain-containing protein, whose translation is MDINDRLKEVVERSERSSTKLDLFVNGDKNAIVKGDKGDYPSLLKISADAEANYTKLDSSVASATASKNAAKTSETNAKASETKSKASQTASNVSQVASKASENKARAWASNPKGTAVEPGKYSALHQATVAKEQAVISTSSAAASKASQSASKASQTASKTSETNALNYKNAANTAKTGADAAKKASEVARDSSKSWATSDTPPATGLKSSKVYATEAKTSAAGAVTAKNASVVAQRASEDARNKSKASQTASSNTATASAASAVKAKAYAENDEGKAVEAGKYSAKHWAAKSSTSASSSSTSAIASAASAKTSSDKSNLSGASAQNSEKERKASEAAKTASVSAKNDSVTAMNKSKEWATRNDGKPVEGTLYSAKKYATDAAGSANSAKASQSASKASQTASKTSETNAGKSNAAATVANTAAQKAKTDAQAANTAAQKAKTDAQNALKNKFDKSGGKITGVTTVDSSDPTPLHVRRNSSDSNISISFQGKTLPPKYFGLGASGKLKFGDTQDINGQGFDIYHEGRKPTYAEIASKPAITLSNTSIGRMVSGKQGFQLEYGSTETQTYRFESDYWRLYAGSSKIVSTAATAVREVLKVKYDGTVYSHGKIVIDGAGRVPWAVLKDVPAVASRWPSWGEVTGKPGVISFVKNLATTDKLNNIIITGWYDNPSNATASTTNNYPTGQAGWLEVWNNSASQVYQRYQTYSPSNQVWTRNRYNNAWSSWARLAKSGESYTKAQGDARFINKSSEAKYFLKTGGTLTGNVSVSTAGEGIFRVDAGTNKNVSLYLTEDNRNHGAYIRYQGLDNNATYFGTRNGNVDIPFMSIPRGTNAPTFVGTPKVGSNAIYHKGNKPTWADVGGNSYIKTTDSSHLQIASGKWIRAASDSTGFIPSKAATGASSQSFIGTSSWWFKETWANTHKGGNVDVTSNVSGKVVKAKSSASTYGLQINGAGTYSELVPITKDGVEQWSYALRWYGGKDWRFGGSKAYHEGHMPTPAEIGALATTGKATNSGKSDYLTGFYVGGGKELPNYFGAGRGKLQMLTTPSWGWADTLWLSSYSGSDVKLSNQLVISKVGKSIGFRQQNYDSKTWGAINEIYHTGHKPTYADVGALAAGGKAVDADKVDGIQGASLMRSDADDTFTGKIISGNRGNGFYGVYDSKKTQNIWSMGTAYPGDPAGTNFGKSYGFGYKHTTNTFGGTMAGGHQIVFTENGNPGCSIGLAGGFWSRQNITAYSDIRVKTNIEKIPNALEKVMSLGGYTFDRTDVQDEDGKPFRQTGVIAQEVQKVLPEAVTGGITDDDHLSVAYGNMIGLLIEAIKEQQIQIEALKNGNTNRENISK